The genomic interval CTAAAAGTTGTTTAATGGTATATAAATCGACCCCATCTTCTAGCATGTGCGTTGCAAAAGCATGCCTGAGCCCATGAATACCTCCGCAGTGGTGGAGGTTTGCTTTTTCCTTTATCTGTTGCCATATACGGCGAATAGAAGGCGTTGTAATTGGCTCAGTACCATCTGTAAGAGAAAATAGCCATGTTTTAGGATGATAAGCTTTCCAGTATTGGCGTAACTCTATTAATAAACAGGGTGGTAGTACCGTGTATCGATCTTTTTGGCCTTTCCCCTGTTCTATTTTAAGGCACATTTGTTCGCTATCGATGTCTTTAATTTTTAAATTAGCGATCTCACTAATTCGTAAACCAGAACCATAGGCTAACATCAATATAACTCGGTATTTAACGTCATGAGCGACAGAAAAAAGCTGTTGAATCTCTTGACGGCTAGGAACCTCCGGTAATTTTTGTGGTTGTTTTACTATAGGGATACAAAAAGAAGTGTTTGGATGACCTAAGGTTTTTTCATAAAAAAATTTTAAAGCAGACACTAGGCAATTACAGGTTGAATAGGAGAATTTTTTATCTTTTAAAAGATGTAAGAGGTATTGTTCAATTTCATCATTGCTTATTTTATCAGGAGATCGATTATAGTAATTAGCCATACGACGAATACTTGTAATATATGACTTTCTTGTATTAAAACTAAAGCCATGTAAAAGCATATCATTATTCATTTTGTTACTTAACTTACTCATAGTAGTTCCTTCTATAATGAATCAAAGACACTATAAGTTTGGCACTTAAAAGAACAAATATAGATTCGCGGGTTGTTTAGAACTGGAACAATACTTTGAGGCCTATGTGTACAAGGGTTTAGAGGTTGCCACCGCCGCTAGGCGGTTTAGTTCAACGTACCTTATCCATCACAAATAGGGTATAATGAGGAGAAAATAAAAAAGGAACCCTATGAATTTACTGGATGGCCAAAATTCAAAAAATCAAAAGTTTGTGATAGATAAGATTTTTCATACCCTGGATGTTCATTTTGATACCAATTCCTTGTCCGCTTGGTTGTCTTATTATTACTCAGTTCATGTGAAAGGTGCTCCTGAAAAAACTGAGCAAGCAAAAAAGAAAGACTTATCTAAATTCATTCAGTTTTTTCAAACTGAAGTAGGGCATGATTTATTAGATAATTGGACTCCAGCAGTCAGTAAACATTTTCAGAAAAATTTGTGTAAAACGATTTCAGAAAAAACAGGTAAGCCTTACAAAGCGACCTCCATCAATCGAACGATGGCGACCATTCGTCATGTGGGGCGATGGCTACACCAACAACGACCATTAATGGCTGGTGATCCTTTGGCTCAAGTTAAGGACTTACAAACCGATGCACCGGATTGGAATGGTTTAACTTCGCGTCAATTAATGAGATTAAAATCAGCTTGTGAGCAACGTATTAAAAGTTGTACCCGAAAAAATCAGAATCCGTTGATGGAAACGGCTTTATTCTATTTGCTATTAGGTACAGGACTGCGTGAGTCGGAAGTGGTTTCATTAAATGTTGGTCAATATCGCCAGAAGGGCTTATGTGAAGTGATGCGACATAAGTCCAAGCGTATTAGTCAAAAAATTCCTTTGCCGCAAGAAAGTAGAGCATATTTTGATCGATATTTAGAAACCAGAGATTCTAATGAGGATGAACCCTTATTTG from Legionella antarctica carries:
- a CDS encoding tyrosine-type recombinase/integrase; the encoded protein is MSKLSNKMNNDMLLHGFSFNTRKSYITSIRRMANYYNRSPDKISNDEIEQYLLHLLKDKKFSYSTCNCLVSALKFFYEKTLGHPNTSFCIPIVKQPQKLPEVPSRQEIQQLFSVAHDVKYRVILMLAYGSGLRISEIANLKIKDIDSEQMCLKIEQGKGQKDRYTVLPPCLLIELRQYWKAYHPKTWLFSLTDGTEPITTPSIRRIWQQIKEKANLHHCGGIHGLRHAFATHMLEDGVDLYTIKQLLGHSSIRTTTRYLRLTKLRLAETPSPLDSLLLTQVPKS
- a CDS encoding tyrosine-type recombinase/integrase, with translation MNLLDGQNSKNQKFVIDKIFHTLDVHFDTNSLSAWLSYYYSVHVKGAPEKTEQAKKKDLSKFIQFFQTEVGHDLLDNWTPAVSKHFQKNLCKTISEKTGKPYKATSINRTMATIRHVGRWLHQQRPLMAGDPLAQVKDLQTDAPDWNGLTSRQLMRLKSACEQRIKSCTRKNQNPLMETALFYLLLGTGLRESEVVSLNVGQYRQKGLCEVMRHKSKRISQKIPLPQESRAYFDRYLETRDSNEDEPLFVTRYGTRLQTLDVYRICQRVLKQALAFLPEAEKFEFTPHKLRHTFLKKVTDKHGVHFAQELSGNVSIKEIFRYAKPSQDEIQSTIEELFEN